From a single Loigolactobacillus coryniformis subsp. coryniformis KCTC 3167 = DSM 20001 genomic region:
- a CDS encoding SLC13 family permease, with protein sequence MLSETKGGNFLAEATLPKWKENVVYFVFVVAVIGMLFQGKIGDAGYAIAGLSVGVILVIGVLNFDEIRDAIAAPIILMSAGVIGVANALGSTGLTKLVGKTVAGLLGTNISAFALVFIFCILTSLLATLTGTNIGTVYVFAPLVIATCHSLGFDPRAAASAVVLSAWCGHFLPIDGMPALILGTEKYSAKEFWKFTIPQYFIRLLFLTVGSLLVFPA encoded by the coding sequence ATACTCTCGGAAACTAAGGGAGGCAACTTTTTAGCAGAAGCAACATTACCTAAGTGGAAAGAAAACGTCGTATACTTTGTTTTTGTCGTTGCTGTTATTGGTATGCTTTTCCAAGGTAAAATTGGAGATGCTGGTTATGCAATTGCAGGACTCTCAGTGGGCGTTATTCTTGTAATTGGCGTTTTGAACTTTGATGAGATTCGCGATGCAATAGCAGCCCCAATTATTCTGATGTCCGCTGGTGTCATTGGTGTTGCAAATGCTTTAGGTAGTACTGGTTTAACGAAACTGGTCGGTAAAACTGTTGCCGGACTGCTTGGTACTAATATCAGTGCTTTTGCCTTAGTTTTTATTTTCTGTATCCTGACGAGTTTATTAGCAACTCTGACTGGCACTAATATTGGAACTGTTTATGTCTTTGCACCTCTAGTTATTGCTACTTGCCACAGCCTTGGTTTTGATCCTAGGGCGGCTGCTAGTGCAGTAGTTCTTTCTGCATGGTGTGGGCATTTTCTGCCAATCGATGGGATGCCAGCTTTAATTCTTGGTACCGAGAAATATTCGGCTAAAGAGTTCTGGAAATTCACGATCCCACAGTATTTTATACGGTTACTTTTCCTGACGGTTGGGTCACTCTTAGTCTTTCCGGCGTGA
- the tnpB gene encoding IS66 family insertion sequence element accessory protein TnpB (TnpB, as the term is used for proteins encoded by IS66 family insertion elements, is considered an accessory protein, since TnpC, encoded by a neighboring gene, is a DDE family transposase.) — protein MLIDLRQLKGIYLICGKTDLRRGIDGLAATITDQYELDPYSRALFLFCGTRKDRFKALYWAGDGFLLLYKRIENGRLQWPTNQNEVKRLHAKQLQRLLSGWGLEATVHQTNRPKKARLS, from the coding sequence ATGCTCATTGATTTACGCCAACTCAAGGGTATTTATTTGATTTGTGGCAAAACTGACTTGCGGCGTGGAATCGATGGTTTAGCCGCTACGATCACTGATCAGTATGAACTTGACCCCTACAGCCGGGCGTTATTTCTTTTTTGCGGTACCCGTAAAGATCGTTTTAAGGCCCTATATTGGGCCGGTGATGGCTTTCTCTTACTTTATAAACGAATCGAAAATGGCCGCCTGCAATGGCCAACCAATCAAAATGAGGTGAAGCGACTACACGCCAAACAATTACAACGTTTATTATCTGGCTGGGGGCTTGAAGCAACCGTGCATCAGACCAACCGACCCAAAAAAGCTAGGCTTAGCTGA
- the tnpC gene encoding IS66 family transposase → MATTVEQLKQAQAQNRELLKEIKALTATVQTLTEEVAFFQRQLFGKHSEKITDPNQLSLLADDNGVFTDPEQTGNQSETTVTTVVHKPKRKRCESVDPNLPIETTVIRRENLSCDHGHQLIPVGKHFVREVVHQIPGRLYREQIFEQTYKCAACETNDGVSHLYQGTAPQALIPHSLATSSLVAELLYQKYALGTPLYRQMKAWRRAGLILSETTMTNWVIKAATIVQPLYTLLHEQLLTQPYLQGDETPFQVLREVGKTAQSKSYIWIARSIRLAAHQVVYYTYSDNRAGKTAQQLYGDFTGVLQCDGYSGYNLLGATVTRVGCWAHVRRKFFDDACKIKGQPTITPPLKLLDQMFHLERGWRDLTPTKRKELRQEQLKPVIKQFWQWCDQAVATPKSRLGRALTYAQNQRSALDRVLDYGEIDLSNNATERNVKSFVIGRKNWLFATSPAGAQANAIWLTLIETAKANGLDPRQYLEYLLNQLGQLPVFPTEEELAVYLPWQQVPDKKVWRDQEA, encoded by the coding sequence ATGGCAACGACCGTCGAACAACTTAAGCAAGCCCAAGCGCAGAATCGTGAGTTACTCAAAGAAATAAAGGCCTTGACCGCAACTGTCCAAACTTTGACGGAAGAAGTCGCCTTTTTTCAGCGCCAACTTTTTGGCAAGCATTCGGAAAAAATAACTGATCCTAACCAGTTATCCCTATTGGCAGATGACAATGGGGTTTTTACCGACCCAGAGCAAACTGGGAACCAAAGCGAAACGACAGTAACAACAGTCGTCCATAAGCCAAAGCGTAAGCGTTGCGAATCAGTTGATCCCAATCTACCGATCGAGACCACCGTGATCCGCCGCGAGAACTTGAGTTGCGATCATGGTCATCAACTGATACCAGTGGGCAAGCACTTTGTGCGTGAAGTCGTGCATCAAATTCCTGGTCGCCTCTATCGCGAACAGATCTTTGAACAAACGTATAAATGTGCCGCTTGTGAAACGAATGATGGCGTTTCACACTTATATCAGGGGACTGCGCCGCAGGCGCTGATCCCCCATAGTTTAGCGACCTCATCGTTAGTCGCTGAGTTGTTGTACCAAAAATATGCCTTAGGGACACCACTTTATCGTCAAATGAAAGCCTGGCGGCGGGCTGGTTTGATTTTAAGTGAAACGACCATGACGAATTGGGTGATCAAAGCAGCGACGATCGTTCAACCGCTGTATACATTACTGCACGAACAATTATTAACGCAACCTTACCTGCAAGGCGATGAAACACCGTTTCAAGTCTTGCGTGAGGTGGGTAAAACCGCGCAAAGCAAGTCTTATATCTGGATTGCTCGGAGTATTCGCTTAGCTGCGCATCAAGTTGTCTATTATACGTATAGCGACAATCGTGCCGGCAAAACTGCCCAACAACTTTATGGTGATTTTACGGGTGTCCTACAATGTGACGGTTATTCTGGCTATAATCTACTGGGCGCGACGGTGACGCGGGTCGGTTGTTGGGCGCATGTGCGGCGAAAATTCTTCGATGATGCCTGCAAGATCAAGGGGCAACCGACGATAACGCCACCCTTAAAATTGCTTGATCAAATGTTTCACCTAGAACGGGGCTGGCGTGATCTAACACCAACCAAGCGCAAAGAACTGCGCCAGGAACAATTAAAGCCAGTGATCAAGCAATTTTGGCAGTGGTGTGATCAAGCGGTGGCCACCCCGAAATCACGTTTAGGTCGTGCTTTGACCTATGCCCAAAACCAACGGTCTGCACTTGATCGTGTGCTCGATTACGGCGAAATTGATCTAAGCAATAACGCCACCGAACGAAATGTGAAGTCCTTCGTGATCGGACGCAAGAATTGGCTTTTCGCCACCAGTCCCGCAGGGGCACAGGCTAATGCGATTTGGCTGACCTTGATTGAAACTGCGAAGGCTAATGGATTGGATCCACGGCAATATCTCGAATATCTGCTTAATCAATTAGGGCAACTACCCGTTTTTCCAACTGAGGAAGAATTGGCGGTCTATTTGCCATGGCAACAAGTGCCAGACAAAAAGGTTTGGCGTGATCAAGAAGCGTAG